The Klebsiella sp. RHBSTW-00484 genome includes a window with the following:
- the bcsB gene encoding cellulose biosynthesis cyclic di-GMP-binding regulatory protein BcsB: MKRLTTLALLVGMFSAPALHSEETPADSLPQLNFPLFNAGVDSAPVADPAPADESNSSADTENSAQPASLPAMPPPVTPSVPDTVPLTPIVGGDLNLVQMGMPDGIILSGGQSQGGADFTLPSDQVVTHAQLMLEVKVSPEMATRNATLQLMLNGQPLGTLPLGADGEDISHYQLDIPAALMVSSNNLSFKINDGDAMQCRLDIHDTSRVTILPTSHFSWESQQLNISNDLSHFPRPFFDSMQMTPADIAIAYPEKPTADVFSAAALVSSWLGIQADYRGIAFDALRDRLPEKHGIIIGHPGEQVGGLTLPQTDKPLLQIVENPGNPAYKLLLIVGQNDAALRMAAWRLTRGDFAPQTPSLNVDPQAIPVGKPYDAPRWIPTDRPVKISELIRQDQSMTVSGVWHEPLRVAFRAAPDLYLWDGETIPLQIGYRFPSENWINEDKSLLSVTLNNTFLNNLPMNKQGPLEKLWRHMGGDARQERFTIPLAPYLIYGDNQLSLYFNLVPKDNAPCAVLMNSNIKSRITDDSWIDLSSTRHFSLLPNLSYFVGASFPFSRLADYSQTTLLLPERPSETQVATMLNLAARSGNSTGKALANNRVVLGIPEGGANSSLLRDRDVLAVSSLDQKAFNQRLLADSPYNPVDNLLSVREPALWPKIQRKLSGDWASDGVDADRYFSSSSAWRGFISYRSPWNPKRVVVVAMASNDDQLSKLEDDLNSPRINAGIRGDTAVITSDNGVRSFQVSTPFPSGQMPWYMMAVWYANQHSGLLAVLGLIVTSILGLALTAMFKRHARKRLGSGDSQ, from the coding sequence ATGAAACGTTTAACGACGCTTGCGCTACTGGTCGGAATGTTCTCCGCGCCTGCGCTACATAGTGAAGAAACGCCTGCGGACTCGTTGCCGCAGCTCAATTTCCCGCTGTTTAACGCGGGGGTCGACAGCGCGCCAGTTGCTGACCCCGCGCCTGCGGATGAATCGAATTCGTCGGCCGACACGGAGAATTCCGCGCAACCGGCTTCACTGCCCGCGATGCCGCCTCCGGTCACCCCCAGCGTACCTGATACGGTGCCATTAACCCCGATTGTGGGCGGGGACCTGAACCTGGTGCAGATGGGAATGCCGGACGGCATCATCCTCAGCGGCGGACAAAGCCAGGGCGGCGCTGATTTTACGTTGCCTTCCGATCAGGTGGTGACGCATGCCCAGCTGATGTTGGAGGTTAAGGTCTCGCCGGAGATGGCCACCCGTAACGCCACGTTGCAATTAATGCTCAACGGTCAGCCACTCGGTACCTTGCCGCTGGGAGCTGACGGGGAAGATATTTCACACTACCAGCTGGATATTCCGGCTGCGCTGATGGTATCGAGCAATAACCTGAGCTTTAAGATTAACGACGGCGACGCCATGCAGTGTCGCCTCGATATTCATGACACGTCGCGAGTGACGATTTTGCCCACCTCGCACTTTAGTTGGGAGAGTCAGCAGCTCAATATCAGCAATGATTTAAGCCACTTCCCGCGTCCGTTCTTCGACAGCATGCAGATGACCCCGGCGGATATTGCTATCGCTTACCCGGAAAAACCGACGGCGGACGTCTTCAGCGCAGCGGCGCTGGTGTCGTCATGGCTGGGTATTCAGGCCGATTATCGCGGTATTGCATTCGACGCACTGCGCGATCGATTGCCGGAGAAGCACGGCATTATTATTGGTCATCCCGGCGAGCAGGTTGGCGGCCTGACGCTGCCGCAAACCGATAAACCGTTGTTGCAGATCGTTGAGAACCCCGGCAACCCGGCCTATAAGCTGCTGCTGATCGTCGGCCAAAATGACGCTGCGCTGCGGATGGCGGCCTGGCGGCTGACTCGCGGCGATTTTGCCCCGCAGACCCCCAGCTTGAATGTGGATCCGCAGGCTATTCCGGTCGGCAAACCGTATGATGCGCCGCGCTGGATCCCAACCGATCGTCCGGTAAAAATCAGTGAATTGATCCGCCAGGATCAAAGCATGACCGTCAGCGGCGTGTGGCATGAGCCGCTGCGCGTGGCCTTCCGCGCCGCGCCGGACCTCTATCTGTGGGATGGCGAAACCATTCCTTTGCAGATTGGCTATCGTTTCCCGTCGGAAAACTGGATCAATGAGGATAAATCGCTGCTGAGCGTGACGCTCAACAATACTTTCCTTAACAACTTGCCGATGAACAAGCAGGGGCCGCTGGAGAAACTCTGGCGTCACATGGGCGGCGATGCGCGTCAGGAGCGTTTTACCATCCCGTTAGCGCCGTATCTGATTTACGGTGATAACCAGCTTTCGCTCTATTTCAATCTGGTGCCGAAGGATAACGCGCCCTGTGCGGTGCTGATGAATAGCAATATTAAGAGCCGAATCACTGATGATTCGTGGATTGATTTGAGCAGTACGCGACACTTCTCGCTGCTGCCCAATCTCTCCTATTTTGTCGGTGCTTCGTTCCCGTTCTCGCGGCTGGCGGACTACTCGCAAACCACCCTGCTGCTCCCGGAGAGGCCTTCGGAAACCCAGGTGGCGACAATGCTGAATCTGGCCGCCCGTTCGGGTAATTCGACCGGTAAAGCGCTGGCCAATAACCGCGTGGTGCTGGGTATTCCTGAAGGCGGTGCGAATTCGTCGTTGTTGCGCGATCGTGACGTACTGGCGGTGAGCTCGCTGGACCAGAAAGCGTTTAACCAGCGTCTGCTGGCCGATTCCCCCTATAACCCGGTTGATAATCTGCTGAGCGTGCGCGAACCGGCATTGTGGCCAAAAATCCAGCGCAAGCTGAGCGGTGACTGGGCTTCCGACGGTGTGGATGCTGACCGCTACTTCTCTTCCAGCAGCGCCTGGCGTGGGTTCATCAGCTACCGCTCGCCGTGGAACCCGAAGCGGGTGGTGGTGGTGGCGATGGCCAGCAACGACGATCAGCTATCGAAGCTGGAAGATGACCTTAATTCACCGCGTATTAACGCCGGTATTCGCGGCGATACGGCGGTGATCACCAGCGATAACGGTGTGCGCAGTTTCCAGGTCAGCACGCCGTTCCCCAGCGGTCAGATGCCGTGGTACATGATGGCGGTGTGGTATGCCAACCAACACTCCGGACTGCTGGCGGTGCTGGGGCTGATTGTTACGTCGATTCTGGGGCTGGCGCTGACCGCGATGTTTAAACGTCATGCCCGTAAGCGCCTGGGTTCGGGGGATAGCCAATGA